A window from Primulina huaijiensis isolate GDHJ02 chromosome 11, ASM1229523v2, whole genome shotgun sequence encodes these proteins:
- the LOC140988899 gene encoding BON1-associated protein 2-like, producing the protein MEVRTSKAIEVTVISAEGLLESRRKPVKKNAFVVVKSDPRNPISTGVDSEGGSYPSWNQKLEMELQSHVRFIAVEAHSGSKVIGSANIPVMDFSGGSLPENYLSFLSYRLRDANGEKNGIINLSVKVKGGVKSGYAASCSRPWIRAPMDDKVANWIVTGIPVSYW; encoded by the coding sequence ATGGAAGTACGAACGTCAAAAGCCATTGAAGTTACCGTCATATCCGCTGAAGGTTTGCTCGAGAGTCGACGAAAACCCGTGAAGAAAAACGCGTTTGTTGTCGTGAAATCCGACCCACGGAATCCCATATCAACGGGTGTGGATTCGGAAGGCGGGAGTTACCCTTCGTGGAACCAGAAGCTGGAGATGGAGCTTCAATCGCATGTCCGTTTCATCGCGGTGGAGGCGCATTCTGGCAGCAAGGTCATAGGATCCGCGAATATCCCGGTCATGGATTTCTCGGGTGGATCTCTGCCGGAGAATTATTTGAGTTTCTTGAGTTACAGGCTGAGAGACGCCAACGGGGAGAAGAATGGGATTATCAATCTGTCGGTGAAGGTCAAGGGAGGCGTAAAAAGTGGCTACGCAGCCAGTTGTTCGCGACCCTGGATAAGGGCTCCGATGGATGACAAGGTGGCGAACTGGATTGTAACTGGAATTCCTGTTTCGTATTGGTAG
- the LOC140987375 gene encoding probable pectin methyltransferase QUA3 isoform X2, whose protein sequence is MGHPNLLSSKQRNVRQWRLRNIISAAFFGAAFLFYLVVFTPLGGSLAAPRDQKLLPSSGSDPRQRAKLVAQIWHDNMPYDKIADRKGHQGWMKKEGPYFIFPGGGTMFPDGAVQYIEKLKKYIPIASGDLRTALDMGCGVASFGGYMLNENMLTLSFAPRDSHKAQIQFALERGVPAFIAMLGTHRLPFPGFSFDLVHCSRCLIPFTAYDAAYFLEVDRLLRPGGNLVISGPPVRWSKEEKEWADLQAIARSLCYELIIVDGNTAIWKKPTDSLCPLNKNKFGINICNVSDNPNLAWYFKLKKCVSRISLSYGDYSIGTIPKWPERLTKAPSRANVVKNGLNLFKADSQKWEKRVNHYKKSLNLKLGTPSIRNVMDMNAFFGGFAAAIISDPVWVMNVVPAHKPTTLDVIYDRGLIGIYHDWCEPFSTYPRTYDLIHVTDIESLTKDPSSGKDRCNLVDLMVEMDRILRPEGTVVIRDSPETIDKVDRISWAVRWRVSVREEQSESPGKEKILVATKKLWKL, encoded by the exons ATGGGCCATCCTAATCTTCTGTCTTCGAAGCAGAGAAATGTGCGGCAATGGCGTCTGCGGAACATAATCAGCGCCGCGTTTTTCGGAGCAGCGTTTCTCTTTTACCTAGTAGTATTCACTCCACTGGGTGGCTCACTCGCGGCGCCGAGGGACCAGAAGCTTCTTCCTTCGTCGGGTTCAGATCCGCGCCAACGTGCGAAGCTGGTGGCGCAG ATATGGCATGATAACATGCCCTATGATAAAATTGCTGATCGAAAAGGTCACCAAGGGTGGATGAAAAAGGAAGGTCCATATTTCATATTCCCTGGTGGGGGCACAATGTTTCCTGATGGAGCAGTTCAGTACATCGAGAAACTTAAAAAGTATATCCCCATTGCCAGTGGAGATTTAAGAACAGCTCTTGATATGGGATGTGGG GTTGCTAGTTTCGGCGGATACATGCTTAATGAAAACATGTTGACTCTTTCTTTTGCTCCAAGAGATTCGCACAAAGCTCAGATTCAGTTTGCTCTTGAAAGAGGAGTACCAGCATTTATCGCCATGTTAGGAACTCATAGACTGCCCTTTCCTGGTTTCTCATTTGATCTTGTGCATTGTTCAAGATGCCTAATTCCTTTCACTGCCTACG ATGCGGCATATTTTCTTGAAGTTGATCGGTTGCTTCGCCCAGGAGGCAACCTAGTCATATCTGGCCCTCCAGTTAGATGGTCTAAAGAGGAAAAGGAATGGGCTGATCTTCAGGCAATAGCTAGATCTTTGTGTTATGAGCTTATTATCGTTGATGGAAACACGGCCATTTGGAAAAAGCCTACTGACAGTTTATGTCctctgaataaaaataaatttggaatCAACATTTGCAACGTATCTGATAACCCTAATCTTGCATG GTATTTTAAATTGAAGAAATGTGTGAGCAGGATATCTTTGTCCTATGGAGATTATTCTATTGGGACGATTCCAAAATGGCCAGAGAGATTGACAAAAGCACCTTCCAGAGCGAATGTTGTGAAAAATGGGCTCAATTTGTTTAAAGCTGACAGCCAAAAATGGGAAAAGAGAGttaatcactacaagaaatcACTAAATCTAAAACTCGGTACTCCATCAATTAGAAATGTCATGGATATGAACGCTTTCTTCGGAGGTTTTGCCGCTGCAATAATATCTGATCCTGTTTGGGTGATGAATGTTGTCCCAGCTCATAAACCTACTACTCTTGATGTTATATATGATCGAGGACTAATTGGAATTTATCATGATTG GTGTGAGCCTTTTTCGACATATCCTCGAACATATGATCTGATTCATGTAACTGATATAGAATCCCTTACAAAGGATCCCAGTTCTGGAAAGGACAG GTGTAACCTTGTGGATTTGATGGTCGAAATGGATAGAATTTTGCGCCCAGAAGGCACAGTTGTCATCCGGGATTCCCCAGAAACAATAGACAAAGTAGATCGTATTTCTTGGGCCGTAAGATGGAGGGTGTCTGTACGCGAAGAACAATCCGAATCGCCTGGGAAGGAGAAGATTCTTGTAGCAACAAAAAAGTTGTGGAAGCTGTGA
- the LOC140987375 gene encoding probable pectin methyltransferase QUA3 isoform X1, with product MGHPNLLSSKQRNVRQWRLRNIISAAFFGAAFLFYLVVFTPLGGSLAAPRDQKLLPSSGSDPRQRAKLVAQVELGRQAVKIDSCPAEMVDHMPCEDPRLNSKLSREMNFYRERHCPPVEETLLCLIPPPRGYRVSVQWPESLHKIWHDNMPYDKIADRKGHQGWMKKEGPYFIFPGGGTMFPDGAVQYIEKLKKYIPIASGDLRTALDMGCGVASFGGYMLNENMLTLSFAPRDSHKAQIQFALERGVPAFIAMLGTHRLPFPGFSFDLVHCSRCLIPFTAYDAAYFLEVDRLLRPGGNLVISGPPVRWSKEEKEWADLQAIARSLCYELIIVDGNTAIWKKPTDSLCPLNKNKFGINICNVSDNPNLAWYFKLKKCVSRISLSYGDYSIGTIPKWPERLTKAPSRANVVKNGLNLFKADSQKWEKRVNHYKKSLNLKLGTPSIRNVMDMNAFFGGFAAAIISDPVWVMNVVPAHKPTTLDVIYDRGLIGIYHDWCEPFSTYPRTYDLIHVTDIESLTKDPSSGKDRCNLVDLMVEMDRILRPEGTVVIRDSPETIDKVDRISWAVRWRVSVREEQSESPGKEKILVATKKLWKL from the exons ATGGGCCATCCTAATCTTCTGTCTTCGAAGCAGAGAAATGTGCGGCAATGGCGTCTGCGGAACATAATCAGCGCCGCGTTTTTCGGAGCAGCGTTTCTCTTTTACCTAGTAGTATTCACTCCACTGGGTGGCTCACTCGCGGCGCCGAGGGACCAGAAGCTTCTTCCTTCGTCGGGTTCAGATCCGCGCCAACGTGCGAAGCTGGTGGCGCAGGTGGAGCTTGGCCGGCAGGCAGTGAAGATCGATTCTTGCCCTGCTGAAATGGTGGATCACATGCCCTGTGAGGATCCTAGACTTAATAGTAAGCTGAGTAGGGAGATGAATTTCTATCGGGAGAGGCATTGCCCGCCGGTTGAGGAGACGCTGTTGTGCTTGATCCCTCCCCCTCGGGGATACCGTGTTTCAGTGCAATGGCCGGAGAGTTTGCACAAG ATATGGCATGATAACATGCCCTATGATAAAATTGCTGATCGAAAAGGTCACCAAGGGTGGATGAAAAAGGAAGGTCCATATTTCATATTCCCTGGTGGGGGCACAATGTTTCCTGATGGAGCAGTTCAGTACATCGAGAAACTTAAAAAGTATATCCCCATTGCCAGTGGAGATTTAAGAACAGCTCTTGATATGGGATGTGGG GTTGCTAGTTTCGGCGGATACATGCTTAATGAAAACATGTTGACTCTTTCTTTTGCTCCAAGAGATTCGCACAAAGCTCAGATTCAGTTTGCTCTTGAAAGAGGAGTACCAGCATTTATCGCCATGTTAGGAACTCATAGACTGCCCTTTCCTGGTTTCTCATTTGATCTTGTGCATTGTTCAAGATGCCTAATTCCTTTCACTGCCTACG ATGCGGCATATTTTCTTGAAGTTGATCGGTTGCTTCGCCCAGGAGGCAACCTAGTCATATCTGGCCCTCCAGTTAGATGGTCTAAAGAGGAAAAGGAATGGGCTGATCTTCAGGCAATAGCTAGATCTTTGTGTTATGAGCTTATTATCGTTGATGGAAACACGGCCATTTGGAAAAAGCCTACTGACAGTTTATGTCctctgaataaaaataaatttggaatCAACATTTGCAACGTATCTGATAACCCTAATCTTGCATG GTATTTTAAATTGAAGAAATGTGTGAGCAGGATATCTTTGTCCTATGGAGATTATTCTATTGGGACGATTCCAAAATGGCCAGAGAGATTGACAAAAGCACCTTCCAGAGCGAATGTTGTGAAAAATGGGCTCAATTTGTTTAAAGCTGACAGCCAAAAATGGGAAAAGAGAGttaatcactacaagaaatcACTAAATCTAAAACTCGGTACTCCATCAATTAGAAATGTCATGGATATGAACGCTTTCTTCGGAGGTTTTGCCGCTGCAATAATATCTGATCCTGTTTGGGTGATGAATGTTGTCCCAGCTCATAAACCTACTACTCTTGATGTTATATATGATCGAGGACTAATTGGAATTTATCATGATTG GTGTGAGCCTTTTTCGACATATCCTCGAACATATGATCTGATTCATGTAACTGATATAGAATCCCTTACAAAGGATCCCAGTTCTGGAAAGGACAG GTGTAACCTTGTGGATTTGATGGTCGAAATGGATAGAATTTTGCGCCCAGAAGGCACAGTTGTCATCCGGGATTCCCCAGAAACAATAGACAAAGTAGATCGTATTTCTTGGGCCGTAAGATGGAGGGTGTCTGTACGCGAAGAACAATCCGAATCGCCTGGGAAGGAGAAGATTCTTGTAGCAACAAAAAAGTTGTGGAAGCTGTGA
- the LOC140988696 gene encoding cytochrome P450 87A3-like isoform X1 produces MMGIFLYVTLALLVVAVTRWVFRWRNPKCNGVLPPGSMGFPVIGETLQYFSAQPLEGIPPFIAKRMAKYGPIFRTSLVGLPVVMSTDPEINQYIFQQEGKFFQSWYTESALKITGGLLVHQGDAHRYLKNLARNILGPESLREELVHEIDLVTQKHLSLWHASNEVNVKEATEIMLFELAAKMLMGLDEAKASELRQNYKHFKESFVSFPLNIPGFGFHSVLQGKKRALEIIRETIVERRRSKEKHQDFLSCILKEVEDGETILTEAMAENILFGLHFGAYETTSSTTTVALKFLRDHPQVLAQLKEEHDKILSIRDNKEATGITWAEYKSMTFTHMVINETVRLADNVFGMFRRVLQEVNLKGYTIPAGWVIVAIPSVTHLNPNEYQDPYSFNPSRWKGKEMHTASKNFLAFGGGRRMCSGADFAKLQLAIFIHYMVTRYSWKITKEGSIIRKPGLAFPKPLCIQLTKNI; encoded by the exons ATGATGGGTATCTTTCTCTACGTGACGTTGGCGCTTCTCGTTGTGGCGGTAACACGGTGGGTGTTCCGGTGGCGGAACCCGAAATGCAATGGGGTGTTGCCTCCGGGTTCGATGGGATTCCCTGTCATAGGAGAAACTCTCCAATACTTCTCTGCTCAACCGCTGGAGGGAATTCCTCCCTTTATCGCAAAAAGAATGGCAAA ATACGGGCCAATCTTTCGAACAAGTTTAGTCGGGCTTCCTGTAGTGATGTCCACTGATCCTGAAATAAATCAATACATATTTCAGCAAGAAGGCAAGTTTTTTCAGTCATGGTACACAGAGAGTGCTTTGAAAATCACCGGAGGGCTGCTCGTGCATCAGGGCGATGCGCACAGGTATCTCAAAAATTTGGCACGAAATATACTCGGACCGGAAAGCCTAAGAGAAGAATTAGTTCACGAAATCGATCTAGTTACCCAGAAACATCTAAGCTTGTGGCATGCTTCTAATGAAGTGAATGTGAAAGAAGCTACTGAAATC ATGCTGTTTGAATTGGCGGCAAAGATGTTAATGGGTTTGGATGAAGCAAAGGCCTCAGAGCTCAGACAAAATTATAAACATTTTAAGGAATCCTTTGTCTCATTTCCTCTTAATATTCCAGGATTTGGCTTCCATTCCGTTCTACAg GGAAAGAAGAGGGCGTTAGAAATCATCAGAGAAACCATTGTGGAAAGACGACGAAGCAAAGAAAAACATCAAGATTTTTTGAGCTGCATATTGAAAGAGGTAGAAGATGGAGAAACAATTCTAACAGAAGCAATGGCTGAAAATATACTGTTCGGGCTTCACTTTGGTGCCTATGAAACCACTTCTTCCACCACCACAGTAGCCTTGAAGTTCCTTCGTGATCATCCCCAGGTGTTAGCCCAACTAAAG gaAGAGCACGATAAAATTCTGAGTATCCGAGATAACAAGGAGGCGACAGGGATAACATGGGCTGAATACAAGTCGATGACCTTCACTCATATG GTTATAAACGAAACAGTTAGGCTTGCAGACAATGTTTTCGGGATGTTCCGAAGAGTACTGCAAGAAGTTAACTTAAAAG GATATACAATACCAGCAGGATGGGTAATTGTTGCTATACCATCTGTCACTCATTTAAATCCGAACGAGTACCAGGATCCTTATTCGTTCAATCCCTCGAGGTGGAAG GGGAAAGAAATGCATACTGCATCAAAGAATTTCTTGGCATTTGGTGGAGGCAGAAGAATGTGTTCTGGAGCTGACTTCGCAAAGCTGCAGCTGGCCATCTTCATCCATTACATGGTCACTCGATATAGCTGGAAAATAACCAAAGAAGGAAGCATCATCCGGAAACCCGGCCTCGCGTTTCCCAAACCTCTCTGCATCCAACTTACCAAGAATATTTAA
- the LOC140988696 gene encoding cytochrome P450 87A3-like isoform X2, producing the protein MSTDPEINQYIFQQEGKFFQSWYTESALKITGGLLVHQGDAHRYLKNLARNILGPESLREELVHEIDLVTQKHLSLWHASNEVNVKEATEIMLFELAAKMLMGLDEAKASELRQNYKHFKESFVSFPLNIPGFGFHSVLQGKKRALEIIRETIVERRRSKEKHQDFLSCILKEVEDGETILTEAMAENILFGLHFGAYETTSSTTTVALKFLRDHPQVLAQLKEEHDKILSIRDNKEATGITWAEYKSMTFTHMVINETVRLADNVFGMFRRVLQEVNLKGYTIPAGWVIVAIPSVTHLNPNEYQDPYSFNPSRWKGKEMHTASKNFLAFGGGRRMCSGADFAKLQLAIFIHYMVTRYSWKITKEGSIIRKPGLAFPKPLCIQLTKNI; encoded by the exons ATGTCCACTGATCCTGAAATAAATCAATACATATTTCAGCAAGAAGGCAAGTTTTTTCAGTCATGGTACACAGAGAGTGCTTTGAAAATCACCGGAGGGCTGCTCGTGCATCAGGGCGATGCGCACAGGTATCTCAAAAATTTGGCACGAAATATACTCGGACCGGAAAGCCTAAGAGAAGAATTAGTTCACGAAATCGATCTAGTTACCCAGAAACATCTAAGCTTGTGGCATGCTTCTAATGAAGTGAATGTGAAAGAAGCTACTGAAATC ATGCTGTTTGAATTGGCGGCAAAGATGTTAATGGGTTTGGATGAAGCAAAGGCCTCAGAGCTCAGACAAAATTATAAACATTTTAAGGAATCCTTTGTCTCATTTCCTCTTAATATTCCAGGATTTGGCTTCCATTCCGTTCTACAg GGAAAGAAGAGGGCGTTAGAAATCATCAGAGAAACCATTGTGGAAAGACGACGAAGCAAAGAAAAACATCAAGATTTTTTGAGCTGCATATTGAAAGAGGTAGAAGATGGAGAAACAATTCTAACAGAAGCAATGGCTGAAAATATACTGTTCGGGCTTCACTTTGGTGCCTATGAAACCACTTCTTCCACCACCACAGTAGCCTTGAAGTTCCTTCGTGATCATCCCCAGGTGTTAGCCCAACTAAAG gaAGAGCACGATAAAATTCTGAGTATCCGAGATAACAAGGAGGCGACAGGGATAACATGGGCTGAATACAAGTCGATGACCTTCACTCATATG GTTATAAACGAAACAGTTAGGCTTGCAGACAATGTTTTCGGGATGTTCCGAAGAGTACTGCAAGAAGTTAACTTAAAAG GATATACAATACCAGCAGGATGGGTAATTGTTGCTATACCATCTGTCACTCATTTAAATCCGAACGAGTACCAGGATCCTTATTCGTTCAATCCCTCGAGGTGGAAG GGGAAAGAAATGCATACTGCATCAAAGAATTTCTTGGCATTTGGTGGAGGCAGAAGAATGTGTTCTGGAGCTGACTTCGCAAAGCTGCAGCTGGCCATCTTCATCCATTACATGGTCACTCGATATAGCTGGAAAATAACCAAAGAAGGAAGCATCATCCGGAAACCCGGCCTCGCGTTTCCCAAACCTCTCTGCATCCAACTTACCAAGAATATTTAA
- the LOC140988464 gene encoding chaperone protein dnaJ 49-like: MLILAPDVGKPHSSFNGGIGGDGVSKAFQCLSDEERRKKYDLVGSEELVYERRGGAANGMQGFNGFYDADVDAEEIFRNLFFGGMHPANTSNFGGFSFGPRVRMRTREVDNGSNSLRALIQLLPIILILLVNFMPSSEPIYSLSRSYSHDYRFSTRKWGKGENQGTKTKRDEENEETKKEQTSL; the protein is encoded by the exons ATGCTAATACTTGCCCCCGATGTGGGCAAGCCACACAGTTCTTTTAATGGTGGTATTGGAGGAGATGGGGTTTCAAAGGCTTTTCAATGTCTGAGTGATGAGGAGAGGCGGAAAAAATATGATCTTGTTGGGTCGGAGGAGCTAGTGTACGAGAGGCGAGGTGGTGCTGCAAATGGCATGCAAGGTTTTAATGGTTTTTATGATGCGGATGTTGATGCTGAAGAAATTTTTAGGAATTTGTTTTTTGGGGGTATGCATCCGGCAAACACTTCTAATTTTGGTGGGTTCtcgtttgggcctagggtgagGATGAGGACACGTGAAGTTGATAATGGATCTAATTCGTTGAGGGCTTTGATTCAATTATTGCCGATCATACTGATTTTGTTGGTGAACTTCATGCCATCATCAGAACCAATTTATTCTCTTTCAAGGTCCTATTCACATGACTATCGGTTTAGTACACGAAAG TGGGGGAAAGGCGAAAACCAAGGCACCAAAACAAAGCGAGACGAGGAAAACGAAGAGACGAAGAAGGAGCAAACCTCACTGTAA
- the LOC140987148 gene encoding probable methyltransferase PMT15: MAICGNLTHCLSTKTKKTNLYYMAIVVVLCSVSYLVGIWKHSRWGITSATLLPTLPCKNDQLTKNPTETNIITLDFTAHHTAELLVPPSPEARAIHIPPCKAELSEYTPCQDAARSLKFEREMLVYRERHCPDKNELLQCRIPAPHGYTTPFRWPQSRDTVWYANVPHKHLTVEKAGQNWVRFEGDRFKFPGGGTMFPRGADAYIDDIGKLINLKDGSIRTAIDTGCGVASWGAYLLSRNILPISFAPKDTHEAQVQFALERGVPALIGILATEKLPYPSRAFDIAHCSRCLIPWGRYDGLYLTEVDRILRPGGYWILSGPPVNWENHWKGWNRTRESLNEEQNGIESVARSLCWKKLVQKNDLAIWQKATNHIHCKLNRKVFRKPPFCQDQDPDKAWYTKMESCLTPLPEVSDITETSGGQLANWPERLTTVPPRILSGSIKGITGEFFGKDTELWKKRVSHYKAVDHQLAEPGRYRNLLDMNAYLGGFAAALIDDPAWVMNVVPVEADVNTLGVIYERGLIGTYQSWCEAMSTYPRTYDFIHAESIFTLYKDRCEIEDILLEMDRILRPQGSVIIRDDVDVLVNVKSVVDGLQWDSRMTDHEGGPRVREKLLIATKQYWTAPATDKEAKQTAS; encoded by the exons ATGGCGATCTGTGGCAACCTAACACACTGCCTTTCCACCAAAACGAAGAAAACAAATCTCTATTATATGGCTATAGTCGTCGTTCTTTGCTCCGTCTCCTACCTCGTCGGAATCTGGAAACACAGCCGCTGGGGGATCACCTCCGCCACCCTCCTCCCCACCCTTCCATGCAAAAACGACCAATTAACCAAGAACCCGACCGAAACCAATATAATCACCCTCGACTTCACCGCCCACCACACAGCGGAGCTCCTCGTCCCACCCTCTCCGGAGGCGCGTGCCATCCACATCCCTCCATGCAAAGCTGAATTGTCCGAGTACACGCCGTGCCAGGATGCTGCGAGATCATTGAAGTTCGAAAGGGAGATGCTTGTTTATAGGGAAAGGCATTGCCCCGATAAGAACGAGCTGCTCCAGTGTAGAATCCCAGCGCCTCATGGGTACACGACGCCGTTCCGGTGGCCGCAGAGTAGGGATACGGTGTGGTATGCCAACGTGCCGCATAAGCATCTGACGGTGGAGAAAGCGGGCCAGAATTGGGTCCGATTCGAAGGTGATCGGTTCAAATTCCCCGGTGGCGGGACTATGTTTCCACGTGGTGCTGATGCTTACATTGATGACATCGGCAAGCTCATTAATCTAAAGGATGGCTCCATCAGGACGGCGATTGATACTGGCTGTGGG GTTGCTAGTTGGGGTGCTTATTTGCTCTCAAGAAACATTTTACCCATCTCTTTCGCGCCAAAAGATACACATGAAGCACAAGTCCAATTCGCCCTCGAACGCGGAGTTCCAGCTCTGATTGGAATTTTGGCCACCGAGAAGCTCCCCTATCCTTCTCGAGCTTTCGACATCGCACATTGTTCCCGATGCCTAATCCCGTGGGGTCGATATG ATGGACTATACTTGACTGAAGTGGACCGGATTTTACGTCCTGGTGGATATTGGATCCTCTCGGGCCCGCCAGTTAATTGGGAGAATCATTGGAAGGGTTGGAATAGAACTAGAGAAAGCCTGAATGAAGAGCAAAATGGGATTGAGAGTGTGGCAAGAAGCCTTTGTTGGAAGAAATTGGTGCAGAAAAATGATCTTGCTATTTGGCAGAAGGCGACTAATCATATCCACTGTAAATTGAATAGGAAAGTCTTTAGGAAGCCTCCCTTTTGCCAGGATCAAGATCCAGATAAAGCTTG GTACACTAAGATGGAATCCTGTTTGACTCCCTTGCCCGAAGTATCCGACATCACAGAAACATCTGGTGGCCAACTAGCTAATTGGCCGGAAAGATTAACCACTGTCCCACCAAGAATCCTAAGTGGAAGTATAAAGGGGATCACTGGAGAATTTTTTGGCAAAGACACCGAACTTTGGAAGAAGAGAGTGTCGCATTACAAGGCCGTAGACCATCAGTTGGCGGAGCCAGGAAGGTACAGAAACTTGCTTGATATGAATGCATATTTAGGAGGCTTTGCAGCTGCATTGATTGATGATCCCGCATGGGTTATGAATGTCGTCCCAGTTGAGGCTGATGTGAACACCCTCGGAGTTATCTATGAACGTGGATTGATCGGAACTTATCAGAGCTG GTGTGAAGCTATGTCAACTTATCCAAGAACATATGACTTCATACATGCCGAGTCAATATTCACACTATACAAGGATAG ATGTGAAATCGAAGATATTCTATTAGAAATGGATAGGATTTTACGACCACAAGGTAGCGTGATCATACGGGACGATGTCGATGTTCTAGTGAATGTCAAGAGTGTAGTAGATGGACTTCAATGGGACAGCAGAATGACTGATCATGAAGGTGGTCCTCGTGTTAGGGAGAAGCTTTTGATTGCTACGAAACAATACTGGACAGCTCCTGCAACTGATAAAGAAGCAAAACAAACAGCTTCATAG